Proteins from one Chthoniobacterales bacterium genomic window:
- a CDS encoding TlyA family RNA methyltransferase, with amino-acid sequence MKIPKQRLDLLLVERALFPSREKAQRAIMAGAVRSGDRVFSKPGEQIACDSPLQVQAAEKYVGRGGLKLEGALDHFKINPAGWVCIDVGASTGGFTDCLLQRGASKVYAVDSGHDQLDWKIRSDPRVVVHEKYNARRAEVTDFPEKMQLAVIDVSFISLTLILPAVVDLLSPAGMVVALIKPQFELQKNDIGAGGVVRDARLHERAVSRIKTFVESAGRLQWRGVIPSPITGMTGNQEFLAWLAL; translated from the coding sequence ATGAAAATCCCCAAGCAACGGCTCGACCTCCTCCTCGTCGAGCGGGCGCTCTTCCCCTCGCGGGAAAAAGCCCAGCGGGCCATCATGGCGGGCGCGGTGCGAAGCGGGGATCGCGTTTTCTCCAAGCCCGGCGAGCAAATCGCCTGCGACAGTCCGCTCCAGGTCCAGGCCGCCGAGAAATATGTCGGTCGCGGCGGACTCAAACTCGAGGGCGCGCTCGATCATTTTAAAATCAATCCGGCGGGCTGGGTCTGCATCGATGTGGGGGCGTCCACCGGCGGATTCACCGATTGCCTGCTCCAGCGCGGTGCCTCGAAGGTCTACGCCGTCGACTCGGGTCACGACCAGCTCGACTGGAAAATCCGCTCCGATCCGCGTGTCGTCGTCCACGAGAAATACAATGCGCGCCGGGCCGAGGTGACCGATTTCCCCGAGAAGATGCAGCTCGCCGTCATCGACGTGTCGTTTATCTCGCTGACTTTGATCTTGCCTGCCGTCGTGGACTTGCTGTCTCCTGCGGGCATGGTCGTCGCCCTCATCAAACCGCAATTCGAGTTGCAGAAGAATGACATTGGCGCGGGCGGCGTGGTCCGCGATGCGCGGCTGCACGAGCGGGCCGTGAGTCGCATCAAGACCTTCGTCGAGAGCGCCGGACGGCTGCAATGGCGGGGCGTCATCCCGTCGCCGATCACCGGCATGACAGGCAACCAGGAGTTTCTCGCATGGCTTGCCCTCTGA
- a CDS encoding NAD(+)/NADH kinase — protein MACPLIGLTAYVGKPGARQLVEAVLAEFARHKLPYLLEKDTAALLDQHDGLDIPELMERSEIFMVLGGDGSILRALRKTMGATLKPLLGINFGSLGFLTCVSAGGYDRAIQSLVEETYVISPRSLLAVAVERNGVEVLCKRALNDVVVSRGVSSKLVKVSVTIDAEVLTEYNADGLIVATPTGSTAYSLAAGGPIIMPQSDVFVITPISPHVLTNRSVVVSNRSQITVRPTQPDLGLSLSVDGDEAFTVEVGDCLSITKSVATLPLVMLPELPFSEVLRQKLKWSGSNV, from the coding sequence ATGGCTTGCCCTCTGATTGGACTGACCGCTTACGTGGGGAAACCCGGCGCGCGCCAGCTCGTCGAGGCGGTGCTGGCGGAGTTTGCCCGGCACAAGCTACCCTATTTGCTGGAGAAAGACACTGCGGCCCTGCTCGACCAGCACGACGGCTTGGATATCCCCGAGCTGATGGAACGCAGCGAGATCTTCATGGTGCTGGGCGGCGACGGGAGCATTCTGCGGGCGCTGCGCAAGACGATGGGGGCGACCCTCAAGCCACTGCTCGGGATCAATTTCGGCTCGCTCGGTTTCCTCACTTGCGTGAGCGCGGGCGGCTACGACCGGGCCATCCAGAGCCTCGTCGAGGAAACGTATGTCATCAGTCCCCGGTCCTTGCTGGCCGTGGCGGTTGAGCGCAACGGAGTCGAAGTCCTCTGCAAACGTGCCCTCAACGATGTCGTCGTCAGTCGCGGTGTCTCGTCCAAGCTGGTGAAAGTCTCCGTGACCATCGACGCCGAAGTCCTCACCGAATATAACGCCGACGGCCTTATCGTCGCCACGCCCACAGGCTCCACCGCCTATTCGCTGGCCGCCGGCGGGCCGATCATCATGCCGCAGAGCGACGTGTTTGTGATCACGCCCATTTCACCGCACGTCCTCACGAATCGCTCCGTGGTCGTGTCCAATCGCAGCCAGATCACCGTGAGACCCACGCAACCCGACTTGGGGCTAAGCCTGAGCGTAGATGGCGATGAGGCGTTTACGGTCGAGGTGGGCGACTGCCTCTCGATCACCAAATCCGTGGCCACGCTCCCGCTGGTCATGCTGCCCGAGCTGCCATTTTCCGAAGTGCTGCGGCAGAAGCTGAAGTGGAGCGGCAGCAACGTATAA